A genomic window from Rhizobium sp. EC-SD404 includes:
- a CDS encoding TIGR01459 family HAD-type hydrolase, which yields MIQKIENLASLHQTYDAVLSDVWGVLHNGVVAWPDACEALSRAREDGLSVVLITNSPRPNQDVILQLDGIGVPRSAYDRIVTSGDVTRKLIEAGPKKVFFLGLDRDLTLLEGLGVEVVGEDEAQAVVCTGPYDDENDKPDDYREMFAPWVERGVPFICANPDLIVERGDKLVLCAGALAAVYDEMGGETRITGKPYPAMYDAALAFVAELKPDVAAPRAIAIGDGLPTDVKGAQDYGLDLLYIANGIHARDYADGGRIDADRLADFLEDNSARPHYWMPALG from the coding sequence ATGATTCAGAAAATCGAAAATCTCGCGAGCCTGCATCAGACCTACGATGCGGTTCTGTCGGATGTGTGGGGCGTGCTGCACAACGGCGTCGTCGCTTGGCCCGATGCCTGTGAGGCACTCAGCCGGGCGCGCGAGGACGGGCTTTCGGTCGTTCTGATCACCAATTCGCCGCGCCCGAACCAGGACGTCATCCTGCAGTTGGACGGTATCGGCGTCCCACGCAGCGCCTATGATCGCATCGTGACATCGGGCGATGTCACGCGGAAGCTGATCGAAGCCGGCCCCAAGAAGGTGTTCTTTCTCGGCCTCGACCGCGACCTGACGTTGCTCGAGGGCCTTGGTGTCGAAGTCGTTGGTGAGGACGAGGCGCAGGCCGTCGTCTGCACCGGTCCCTACGACGACGAGAACGACAAGCCCGACGACTACCGTGAGATGTTCGCGCCATGGGTCGAGCGCGGTGTTCCGTTCATTTGCGCCAATCCCGACCTGATCGTGGAGCGCGGCGACAAGCTCGTTCTGTGTGCCGGCGCACTTGCTGCCGTTTACGACGAGATGGGCGGCGAGACGCGCATCACGGGCAAACCCTATCCCGCGATGTACGATGCCGCGCTGGCCTTCGTCGCGGAGTTGAAGCCGGATGTGGCGGCCCCCCGCGCCATCGCCATCGGCGACGGCCTGCCGACCGATGTGAAGGGTGCCCAGGATTACGGGCTCGACCTGCTTTATATCGCCAATGGCATCCATGCGCGGGACTATGCCGACGGTGGGCGCATCGACGCTGACAGGCTCGCGGACTTCCTGGAAGACAATTCCGCCCGACCGCACTACTGGATGCCCGCGCTCGGATGA